In Toxotes jaculatrix isolate fToxJac2 chromosome 12, fToxJac2.pri, whole genome shotgun sequence, the following are encoded in one genomic region:
- the kcnip1b gene encoding Kv channel-interacting protein 1b isoform X2: MGAVVGTLTMQTKQRRPSRDKTDDELEMTTVCHRPEGLEQLEAQTNFTKQELQILYRGFKNECPSGVVNEETFKHIYAQFFPHGDASMYAHYLFNAFDTTNNGSIKFKDFVVGLSILLRGTLREKLEWTFHLYDINRDGYINREEMTEIVRAIYDMMGKYTYPALKGDVPQQHVDAFFQKMDKNKDGVVTLEEFVLACQEDETMMRSMQLFENVM; this comes from the exons ATGGGTGCAGTGGTGGGCACTTTGACCATGCAAACCAAGCAGAGAAGACCATCCAGAG ATAAAACAGATGACGAGCTCGAGATGACGACGGTGTGTCACAGGCCGGAGGGTCTTGAACAGCTGGAAGCCCAAACTAACTTCACCAAACAGGAGCTGCAGATCCTCTACCGTGGTTTCAAGAAT GAATGCCCAAGCGGAGTGGTAAATGAAgagacatttaaacacatttacgCACAGTTCTTCCCTCATGGag ATGCAAGCATGTACGCACATTATCTTTTCAATGCATTTGACACTACAAACAATGGCTCCATTaagtttaag GACTTTGTAGTGGGGTTGTCTATACTGCTGCGGGGGACTCTGAGGGAAAAGCTGGAGTGGACATTTCACCTGTATGACATTAACAGAGATGGATACATCAATAGAGAG gaaatGACTGAGATTGTGAGAGCCATTTATGACATGATGGGAAAGTACACCTACCCTGCACTAAAGGGAGACGTCCCACAGCAGCATGTGGATGCCTTTTTTCAG aaaatggataaaaacaaagatggagtGGTGACTTTAGAGGAGTTTGTTCTAGCTTGTCAGGAG gaTGAAACCATGATGAGATCCATGCAGCTGTTTGAAAACGTCATGTAG
- the kcnip1b gene encoding Kv channel-interacting protein 1b isoform X1 has protein sequence MAGCTSRCRQGVLKLIQSLQRLVSGTLTKDKTDDELEMTTVCHRPEGLEQLEAQTNFTKQELQILYRGFKNECPSGVVNEETFKHIYAQFFPHGDASMYAHYLFNAFDTTNNGSIKFKDFVVGLSILLRGTLREKLEWTFHLYDINRDGYINREEMTEIVRAIYDMMGKYTYPALKGDVPQQHVDAFFQKMDKNKDGVVTLEEFVLACQEDETMMRSMQLFENVM, from the exons ATGGCTGGCTGTACCAGCCGCTGCAGGCAGGGGGTGCTCAAATTAATCCAGTCCCTGCAGAGACTGGTCTCAGGAACCCTCACAAAAG ATAAAACAGATGACGAGCTCGAGATGACGACGGTGTGTCACAGGCCGGAGGGTCTTGAACAGCTGGAAGCCCAAACTAACTTCACCAAACAGGAGCTGCAGATCCTCTACCGTGGTTTCAAGAAT GAATGCCCAAGCGGAGTGGTAAATGAAgagacatttaaacacatttacgCACAGTTCTTCCCTCATGGag ATGCAAGCATGTACGCACATTATCTTTTCAATGCATTTGACACTACAAACAATGGCTCCATTaagtttaag GACTTTGTAGTGGGGTTGTCTATACTGCTGCGGGGGACTCTGAGGGAAAAGCTGGAGTGGACATTTCACCTGTATGACATTAACAGAGATGGATACATCAATAGAGAG gaaatGACTGAGATTGTGAGAGCCATTTATGACATGATGGGAAAGTACACCTACCCTGCACTAAAGGGAGACGTCCCACAGCAGCATGTGGATGCCTTTTTTCAG aaaatggataaaaacaaagatggagtGGTGACTTTAGAGGAGTTTGTTCTAGCTTGTCAGGAG gaTGAAACCATGATGAGATCCATGCAGCTGTTTGAAAACGTCATGTAG